From one Lycium barbarum isolate Lr01 chromosome 6, ASM1917538v2, whole genome shotgun sequence genomic stretch:
- the LOC132644050 gene encoding single myb histone 4-like, translating to MLIALLTSPSETLGGVTVGAEFYENAYTYELERHPESTALTAQSRDKWRNLNVSANGQGPRDKSRTQKVMANPDAAAAPLVITQAHVSTTLVPVPQDASADTVMEDSSKCALDGKNALEFVFLDFLFKLLNSPGIETCVFQSFVCLFSSFSWQMDVIIVLVGPRKLPNSPYLGDTAEEAAITATYKVAEAENKSFVVAEAAKEAERVSKMEEDSDNSLQVYKDTFEKCSHGEIVLLMA from the exons atgttgatagcactcTTGACATCTCCATCCGAAacactaggaggtgtaactgtaggagcg GAATTTTATGAAAATGCGTACACGTACGAATTAGAAAGGCATCCTgagagtactgctctaactgcacaaTCTAGA GATAAATGGAGAAATTTAAACGTTAGTGCCAATGGACAAGGACCAAGAGATAAATCAAGGACCCAAAAAGTGATGGCTAATCCTGATGCTGCAGCAGCTCCATTGGTCATCACACAGGCCCATGTTTCTACCACTCTAGTTCCAGTTCCACAAGATGCATCAGCAGACACCGTCATGGAAGATTCTTCAAAATGCGCATTAGATGGAAAAAATGCTTTGGAGTTTGTCTTTCTGGATTTCCTTTTCAAATTATTGAATAGTCCAGGGATTGAGACTT GTGTTTTTCAGTCATTCGTTTGTTTATTCAGCTCTTTTAGTTGGCAGATGGATGTCATCATTGTATTG GTTGGGCCAAGGAAGTTGCCAAATAGTCCCTATCTTGGTGACACTGCCGAAGAAGCAGCAATTACTGCTACCTATAAGGTCGCAGAAGCTGAAAATAAATCATTTGTAGTCGCTGAAGCGGCCAAGGAAGCTGAGAGAGTCTCAAAGATGGAGGAAGACAGTGATAACTCACTGCAGGTGTATAAGGATACCTTCGAGAAAT GTTCACATGGCGAAATTGTGCTGCTAATGGCATGA